The genomic interval CGTGGACACCTCCCTTTGGGTGTATTTGTATGATGGGTGGGTTGATTGCTGATGGGGTTGATGGTCGACGTTGCCGTCCCGCTCTTGACACGCATGGCAGCACGATacagagaggggagagatgggaaaggaaaaggagagcGTGACTCGAAACAGGGGAGGGCAGCTCGCCGGACGCGGCTGAGCTACAGAGCAAGTGAGaacagggagagggaggatgTGGGAAGGGGTGTGGAGTGAACGAAGCGGAGTTGGCGCTTCCACATCTCTGCCTCCGTGctcccgcacacacacacacgcacacatgcctGGACCTCAGAGAGCCGCTCCACCCATCGCCGCTCTCCCCCACGTCGCTCTCGAGCGCCTTGAGAGGGAGGTCCCCCTTTGCACTTACACACCTGTAGGGCCACCGCTTGCGTACACACGACTGTTTCTCTCTTGGTgaggtgaggggaggggggaaggaggaggagggggagggaggcggttCCCTGCTTAGCGCAGACCAAAACCAAACAGAAACGGGGCTGCAGCGATACCGCACGGGGGATGCCTTTCCTCCGTCTCTTGCCTTCTTAAAAAACAGGAGATGGagcagggaaggggagaagcAGGGACGAAGGCCAGAGCGACCACACCCGAACACAGATAAGACAGGGACACACACCAAGCCAGCGCCCCCTCGCCTCCGTCCTTTTCCACGcagctctctcgctctgtcgGCACCTGTggatggaggagaggggcgtAGTGCCATGGCggtctccctcccccctcctctcccctctgtACCATCATtgcagacagacacacgtgcacacgcacacggagcACGTCGGTCACAGGACTTGGAACTGCATGCTGACACCGTAGTGGTCAGATGGGAACAGATACGCCGGTGCTTCTTGGTTGCCGTTTTCGTCATTGACGCTCCGTGTTCCTACTAGATGCGCCTCCACTGGCTTCAGCACGCCTCGGGTGGGGCTCGAGGCTGTGGCGGTACCTGTCCGGAGGAACACCTTGTCCGAGCGACCAAAGAAGATCTCTTCAATCTTCAGCTTGCAGAAGGTGTTCGACTCGTCCATTGTTTTCCCGTAGTCACCGGGGTGAATGATCGGCCAGCACTCGACGTACCGCGACTCCGGCGGCATGAGGAACTCGTTGCTCGGCCAGTCGTTGAAGTCGCCCATCACGAGCGTGTcgccctgcagctgccgcgtcAGCGCATGACGCAGAGCTTGATCCTGACCCGTGCGGGCCACCTCGTTCACCTTCACAAACGGCGCCAGCAAGTGCATGGAGCAGACGTTCACCACCCGCGGCGATGCTGCAAGCTTTCTGATGCCGCTCTTTCCCGCTGAGCTGCCACAGCCGGTGCCACTGTTGTCGCtgtgggcggcggcagcactcAAATCCAGCGTAGCCACAGGCATGAGGGAGACGTGGCCTGACCACGCCGGCACATTCAGGTgtttcagctgctgcagcggccaccgcccgccgcggcgcaccagTAGCAGCACGCCCCACGGATCCAAGATGGGGCTCTGCGGACTGCAGGACATGATGTACCGCTCgcggcaccacggctgcgccgcgagaTACTCAGCAAACGGCCGCTCCACTTCCTGCATCCCCACcacatcggcgtcctcggcgtcgATAAGCTTTGCCAGCACGGGGTACCGCTTCGGGCTGCACCAGTCGATGCCCGGCATACCGAGTGGGGTAGGCTGGTTGCTGTACCGATCGAACATAACGTTCCACGTGAGCACCCTCAGCGTGGACACCTCGGCCGCATCcgcggaagcagcagccgtggccGCCATGGATGAAGACGATGACCCGTTGGCATGCGCTTGCTCCTGATGGCCCGGTAGCTGCTCCGACGCTGTGAAGACAGCGAAGCTGCGTGGCTGCGAGGTCCACGTTTGTGATTCGGCGTCATATACCGCGGCGCCCTCCGTCGGCGCTTCCTGCTCCATGCTCATGCCGGGCAGCAGGCTGCGCGCGTGACGGACACCCTGCTGCCGTGCGACCACGCCCAAGTCCACGTACCTCATTGACCACACCTTGCTCTTCTCGTTTTGACACCAGTGGTAGGACGGCGCCAGGCACAGTGACGGGTGCGGCCGATCAGCTGTTGCGTACGCGAAGAAGTACTGCAGTGAGCTGCGAAGTTCATGGAGGTTCGCTTGCACAGACGTGAGCGCCCGCGGCAGCTCCGACCGTAGCGCCGGCGTAAACCCTGGCACGTAATCCACTAGTAGCGGATCGAGGATGCCTGGATTCGGGGTGCTAAGGATGGTGTACTCGGCTGCCgtcagcggctgcgcggagGACCAGAAAGGATAGTAGGCTGTCGTGCCGGGAGCGGTGAGTGACGACGCAGCGctcgcagcggcagtcgTCGCAGCGGATGGTGCGCACTTCGAGGTGCTGTAGCTCAGCTCAGCGCCTGCGTCACTGGCGAAAGCGTAGCGCCCCCCGCGTTGGAGACAGCGGAGCAGAAAGCGGGTCCAATCCCCCACGGTGACCACGCTGGCGCGGACacccgcggcgccgctgcggtcaAGGCTCCCCATCTTCACCTCTGCCTCCATGTAGGCCGGCACACGGGACCGACCGAGCATTTCACCATGGCAGAAGAGGTGATGGGAGTTAAGCAGGTGGCTCAGGTAGCTGCCGTGCAACATGTCGGGCATATTAGCGTCGCGCATCTTCTCATCTGATGCACTGCCGCCTGAAGTGGAGAGCGGCATGGAGAAGGTCCTCAGCGGTGCCGCGTGTAGGCTCTCATCCTTCGCCGGCACGACaagcgccgccagcgactcgattgctgctgcagtgtcCTTTTCCGCCACAAAGAGTAGGTAGAGCGCCTGCACGTCAAGCATCAGGGCACCGTTCGGCTGCCCGCGGATGAGCTGAAAGGTCGGTGCCCCGGCGGCCGCACCGGCGGTCGCTGCGGCTTCGCGGCGTCGAGCGTGGTATGCTTCCATGAGAACCGTAAAGTTTGATCCAGACAGCGGCGAGAGGTCTGTTGCGGAGCAGCCGTGGCACAGCAGAtaaagcagcagcgcatctgTCCGCGCTGCAGTGATGACCCGTGCATCACCGGTCAGCAGGTCGTCGCCGAGCTGGAGCCATGTCAGGGAGTCGTTGAGCGTCATGTGGCGCAAGTCGGACGATCCGTGCAAGATGCTCGTGCCTTGAAAGTACGGCGTGAGGGCGAGCACGTTCATCCACAGCTCCCCTGCTCCGATGAGGCAGATAGACTTGAAGGTGTGCTGCGCCCCGTCGCGGCACGCCAAGTCGAGAGCCCATGCCGTCACCTTTCGCTCCACCGGGCCCTCCACGTTGACACCGGAAACGACCACCTCGCCAGGAATCAGCCCGCGCCCCAGCGGCATCGCCTTGACTATGCGatcctccaccgcgcgcatCAAAGCACCACCGGGGAGGCGCTGAGTTCGAATGTCGAGTCGCCGTGTCGACGATGTGGTGCGAAGCTTGTACGCCTTCGCAAACGTATCCGGACCGTCAAAggcgagaagaagagagTGACGGCACACCACGCGCCGCAGAATCTGCATGATGGAGTTGAGGACATGCCGCGAAGCCTCCTTgctgcgacgctgctctGGCGACATGTTCTTTGTTATGCGCATGGCGCCGCCGACAAAGGCGTTCACGTCAATCGCGATGTAGTCGTACTCGACCGGCTTCTTGGTGATGAGGAGCTGGTAGACATCAGCTAGCTGCGTCCCTTTCTGGAGGGAGGCGAGCCGACATGCGCTacgcgccagcgcacccCGCATCGAGGAAAGGAGAcggcgaagaggagagggagaagaagtgGTGAACAGCGGAGGCTTTGTAGGTGTACGTACGTAtgccgtgtgtgcgtgtcacGAGGTGCGTCAAGCGACCTTTACGCGGGTGCgggtgggggcggcggtTGATCGACTACACGGTGTCTCTCATTGCTTTCCACGgtgtccttctctccctctctttctcccccgCTTGCTGGTATTGAGCAACAAGGCaggcgcccacacacacgcgcgcacgcaagaACAGCCCTTCTCGGCGGCAAGTGTGTGTCACTgactcgtgtgtgtgtgcgtgtgtgcgtgtgcgtgtgtggtcgCAATGAGGCACAGGAAGGGGAGCGGAGTAAGATGTGCAGATGCAGATAGAAGGAGGTAGAGAAGACAAGTAAGGGGTGGGAATGTAGAGGCGCGGCTGATGATATAGACCGGTCCCGCTTGCCTTTTCAGCCGGtggagcagcgcatcgcggCGACCCATTCGGTAtgcgctcctccctctctctctctctctcgctcgccctGCGCGTCTCGCCACCGCAACCAGCCTTGCAAGAAGCAGTGAGGCACacgggaggagagggagaacgaggctccttccccccttccaGCAGCGAAAACAGAAGGCAGCGCTCCTGTTAAggtcactgctgctgcccttctcGTCGCGCTCTGTCGGTCGCCCTTCAGTAGCAGTGTCGCTACGCGGCACCGCTCTAGTCATGTGCATCCCCATTTCTTATGTGTTCATCTTCGGAAAGCATCGGGAGGGCGGAAGGggcgtgagggagggagggagggagggggagagcagGCAGTGCATGTTTTCAGCTCTCTCCAGCACCCCTCtccgctttctctct from Leishmania major strain Friedlin complete genome, chromosome 26 carries:
- the MP100 gene encoding putative RNA-editing complex protein MP100, with protein sequence MRGALARSACRLASLQKGTQLADVYQLLITKKPVEYDYIAIDVNAFVGGAMRITKNMSPEQRRSKEASRHVLNSIMQILRRVVCRHSLLLAFDGPDTFAKAYKLRTTSSTRRLDIRTQRLPGGALMRAVEDRIVKAMPLGRGLIPGEVVVSGVNVEGPVERKVTAWALDLACRDGAQHTFKSICLIGAGELWMNVLALTPYFQGTSILHGSSDLRHMTLNDSLTWLQLGDDLLTGDARVITAARTDALLLYLLCHGCSATDLSPLSGSNFTVLMEAYHARRREAAATAGAAAGAPTFQLIRGQPNGALMLDVQALYLLFVAEKDTAAAIESLAALVVPAKDESLHAAPLRTFSMPLSTSGGSASDEKMRDANMPDMLHGSYLSHLLNSHHLFCHGEMLGRSRVPAYMEAEVKMGSLDRSGAAGVRASVVTVGDWTRFLLRCLQRGGRYAFASDAGAELSYSTSKCAPSAATTAAASAASSLTAPGTTAYYPFWSSAQPLTAAEYTILSTPNPGILDPLLVDYVPGFTPALRSELPRALTSVQANLHELRSSLQYFFAYATADRPHPSLCLAPSYHWCQNEKSKVWSMRYVDLGVVARQQGVRHARSLLPGMSMEQEAPTEGAAVYDAESQTWTSQPRSFAVFTASEQLPGHQEQAHANGSSSSSMAATAAASADAAEVSTLRVLTWNVMFDRYSNQPTPLGMPGIDWCSPKRYPVLAKLIDAEDADVVGMQEVERPFAEYLAAQPWCRERYIMSCSPQSPILDPWGVLLLVRRGGRWPLQQLKHLNVPAWSGHVSLMPVATLDLSAAAAHSDNSGTGCGSSAGKSGIRKLAASPRVVNVCSMHLLAPFVKVNEVARTGQDQALRHALTRQLQGDTLVMGDFNDWPSNEFLMPPESRYVECWPIIHPGDYGKTMDESNTFCKLKIEEIFFGRSDKVFLRTGTATASSPTRGVLKPVEAHLVGTRSVNDENGNQEAPAYLFPSDHYGVSMQFQVL